One stretch of Bacteroidota bacterium DNA includes these proteins:
- a CDS encoding capsule assembly Wzi family protein: MKKILLFLFPIFLYSQSVYLPVTHPLYKYLDKMEAKQIIVGYRDVVKPISREALAKFIIQIDTTSQLLTEIEQEEQFFYKEEFFQELENLGYENIIEERWHVYQYKSDPGRVNIDLIGGVTYRDRADNSFTKVTSNGLNAYGYVGKTVGAYFMYRDNSLSGSYRSGSNPLSSEPSQVIGNLGSRLYYDPVEVQVNVDIGFVSLSMEKMHNVWGAAEQGNIILSNKAPSFPQLKIRAKLGENLDFTYIHGWLYSDILDSARSYQSSTVPGGLGFRRVNRQKYIAAHMLEFTPWDGVDLAIGESEVYGGRSPELLYLIPIMFFKAGEHWMNDTDNSQMFLSADLNFIKNQNYYLSLFIDEISTEDFANTNRQHNQLAFTVGTKLYDLVFSDTKIIVEYTRLNPWVYNHRFSDDTYQSHKINLGHWLGQNADLFSVGVYHRPMHNLEIGLFFESLRKGGKDSTVMQYRLPSPTILYSPLTKQQTFGFVGTYEPTRDLIIDMNILLSRFTTQVTSSSYSFQNSPNEYIITSDYAKKWDIFVGMRYNFD; encoded by the coding sequence ATGAAAAAAATATTGCTGTTCCTCTTTCCAATCTTTCTCTATTCTCAATCAGTATACCTCCCTGTAACACATCCACTCTACAAATATTTGGATAAGATGGAAGCGAAACAGATTATTGTTGGCTACCGTGATGTCGTGAAACCAATTTCGCGTGAAGCATTAGCAAAATTTATTATCCAAATTGACACAACATCACAATTGTTAACCGAGATAGAGCAAGAAGAGCAATTTTTTTACAAAGAAGAATTCTTTCAGGAACTAGAAAATCTCGGCTATGAAAATATTATTGAAGAACGATGGCATGTATACCAATACAAGAGTGATCCCGGGAGAGTGAATATTGATCTTATCGGAGGGGTCACCTATCGTGACCGCGCTGACAATTCATTTACAAAAGTAACGTCGAATGGGTTGAATGCATATGGGTATGTTGGGAAGACAGTCGGAGCATATTTTATGTACAGAGATAACAGTCTTTCAGGTTCATACCGCAGCGGGTCAAATCCTCTTTCTTCAGAACCCTCCCAAGTGATAGGGAATCTTGGCAGCAGATTGTATTACGACCCTGTTGAGGTACAAGTGAATGTTGATATAGGATTTGTTTCGCTGTCAATGGAAAAAATGCATAATGTTTGGGGTGCAGCGGAACAAGGGAATATCATCCTGTCAAACAAAGCGCCATCATTTCCGCAGTTAAAGATTCGCGCAAAACTCGGTGAGAATTTGGATTTCACGTATATCCATGGGTGGTTATATTCTGATATTTTGGATTCAGCCCGTTCGTATCAAAGTTCTACCGTTCCAGGCGGTCTCGGATTTCGTAGAGTCAATCGTCAAAAGTATATTGCTGCACATATGCTGGAATTCACTCCGTGGGATGGTGTTGATCTGGCAATCGGAGAGTCAGAAGTATATGGCGGTCGCAGCCCTGAATTATTATACCTCATTCCGATCATGTTCTTTAAAGCTGGTGAGCATTGGATGAATGACACGGATAATTCTCAAATGTTCTTATCTGCTGATCTGAACTTTATTAAGAATCAGAACTATTATCTATCGCTGTTTATTGATGAGATTTCAACTGAAGATTTTGCAAATACAAACCGACAACACAATCAATTGGCTTTTACTGTTGGAACAAAGTTGTATGATCTAGTTTTTTCAGATACGAAAATCATAGTTGAATACACACGGTTGAATCCGTGGGTGTATAATCACAGATTTTCGGATGATACATATCAGAGCCACAAGATCAATTTAGGTCATTGGCTTGGACAGAATGCAGATCTTTTTTCTGTCGGCGTCTATCATCGGCCTATGCACAATCTGGAGATTGGATTGTTCTTTGAATCCCTTCGCAAAGGAGGGAAAGACTCAACAGTGATGCAGTATCGGCTTCCGAGTCCAACCATATTATACAGTCCTCTTACAAAACAACAAACGTTTGGATTTGTAGGAACATATGAACCGACGAGAGATCTCATTATTGATATGAACATCTTGCTCAGTCGCTTTACAACTCAGGTAACGTCCTCAAGTTATTCTTTCCAAAATAGTCCAAATGAGTATATAATCACTTCGGACTATGCGAAAAAGTGGGACATTTTTGTCGGGATGAGGTATAACTTTGATTGA
- a CDS encoding sigma-70 family RNA polymerase sigma factor, producing MNQTDELQLIKDFNNGNEQAYNQLVLRYKEKIYWIVRRMIPDHDEADDVTQSVFIKAYHSLKTFKGDSSFYTWIYRIAINLSLNEIRRKKIRKTFSINEEVHQIRSSDAHPLELLEKKEQTRQIENAIERLPEKQKKVFLLRYYEELPYDEIAKILKTSVGGLKANYFHAVKKIGEYLKHEK from the coding sequence ATGAATCAAACCGATGAACTGCAGTTAATAAAAGATTTCAATAACGGGAACGAACAGGCATATAATCAGCTTGTCCTTCGTTATAAAGAAAAAATTTATTGGATTGTTCGTCGCATGATTCCAGATCATGACGAAGCAGACGATGTAACACAAAGTGTCTTTATTAAAGCCTATCATTCATTAAAGACATTCAAAGGCGATTCAAGTTTTTACACGTGGATCTATCGAATTGCCATTAACCTGTCTCTGAATGAAATTCGCAGAAAAAAGATCCGAAAAACATTTTCCATCAATGAGGAAGTTCACCAGATTCGTTCATCGGATGCTCATCCGTTAGAGTTGCTGGAAAAAAAAGAACAAACAAGGCAGATTGAAAACGCAATTGAACGATTACCGGAGAAACAAAAAAAAGTATTTCTATTGCGGTATTATGAAGAGTTACCGTATGACGAGATAGCAAAAATATTGAAGACGAGTGTTGGGGGATTAAAAGCAAATTATTTTCATGCGGTAAAAAAAATCGGAGAATATCTTAAACATGAAAAGTAA
- a CDS encoding cysteine desulfurase family protein, producing MINNKQHIYLDYSATTPLDTEVAEVVRLHLNETFGNASSVHAFGRSAKVVLEESREKIARSIGADTAEIFFTSGGTESDNHALMGSALSQRRSSGKDHIIVSAIEHHAVLDCAEYLHELGFTISRIPVDSNGFVQPEEIKKLITDKTCIVSVMHANNETGAIQPIQEISAITKNFGIPFHSDTVQTFGKIPVNVNDLGVDILALSAHKIYGPKGIGAIYIRKGTNLDAFLHGGAQERKNRPGTENIPLIAGFAKAIELAENNREKLYTAVSDFRSELLNIIRSSSVGIVLNSIEDRSLPHILNVSLDSTYYEIESETLLLNMDLRGIAVSSGSACTSGSVQPSHVLLAMGRDAKTAQAAIRFSFGKFTTIQEVKRAGETFCSIVQSFLKKPYTV from the coding sequence GTGATAAACAATAAACAGCATATTTATCTTGATTATAGCGCAACAACTCCGTTGGACACCGAAGTTGCCGAAGTCGTTCGACTGCATTTGAACGAGACATTCGGTAACGCATCGTCTGTTCATGCATTTGGAAGGAGTGCAAAAGTTGTTCTCGAAGAAAGCAGGGAAAAAATTGCGCGTTCAATTGGAGCTGATACAGCCGAAATATTTTTTACGTCCGGCGGCACAGAGTCAGATAACCATGCGTTGATGGGATCTGCTCTTTCGCAGCGACGCAGCAGTGGAAAAGATCATATCATCGTTTCCGCTATTGAGCATCATGCGGTTTTGGATTGTGCTGAATATCTTCATGAATTAGGGTTTACCATCTCCCGAATTCCTGTCGATTCCAATGGATTTGTTCAACCCGAAGAGATCAAAAAACTCATCACGGATAAAACATGTATTGTATCGGTGATGCATGCCAATAATGAAACCGGAGCAATTCAGCCTATCCAAGAGATTTCAGCAATAACAAAAAATTTTGGAATTCCATTCCATTCGGACACTGTGCAGACTTTTGGTAAAATTCCAGTGAATGTAAATGACCTTGGCGTTGATATTCTTGCTCTTTCTGCTCACAAGATATACGGTCCCAAAGGAATAGGCGCAATTTATATCCGAAAAGGGACAAACCTGGATGCATTCCTCCACGGCGGTGCTCAGGAACGAAAGAACCGTCCGGGAACCGAAAACATACCGTTGATTGCAGGTTTTGCAAAGGCGATTGAATTAGCGGAAAATAATAGGGAAAAACTGTATACCGCAGTATCAGATTTTCGGTCCGAACTTTTGAATATTATCAGATCATCATCTGTCGGGATAGTCCTCAATTCAATTGAGGACCGTTCCCTGCCCCATATACTTAATGTTTCGCTCGATTCGACGTACTATGAAATTGAAAGCGAAACCTTATTGTTAAATATGGATCTTCGAGGAATCGCAGTTTCCAGCGGTTCTGCCTGCACTTCAGGGAGTGTACAACCTTCGCATGTTCTTTTGGCAATGGGTCGTGATGCCAAAACTGCTCAGGCCGCAATTCGTTTTTCATTTGGAAAATTCACAACAATTCAAGAAGTTAAGAGGGCAGGGGAGACATTCTGCTCAATCGTTCAATCGTTTTTGAAGAAACCATATACCGTTTAA
- a CDS encoding FxLYD domain-containing protein translates to MKKLPFLFMIVLFGCSDSEENASTNLRKGDEFFNKGEYEIAEYYYDKIPEESLLRKSVNRKMDEIQKIYADPTLDTRSTKKKEGVFVTKHTFTVNNLGILPLHTITVLNSTDQNLQFVELEFVYFDDKGKEVKRLTTVTSTPVPKNTQKEFTRISPGMVNDKFVRANVILTKPVFY, encoded by the coding sequence ATGAAAAAACTGCCGTTCCTTTTTATGATAGTTCTTTTTGGATGTTCGGACTCCGAAGAAAATGCTTCCACCAATCTGCGGAAGGGGGACGAGTTTTTCAATAAAGGGGAATATGAAATTGCGGAATATTATTATGATAAGATTCCCGAGGAAAGTCTCTTACGTAAATCCGTCAATCGTAAAATGGACGAGATCCAAAAAATCTATGCCGATCCGACATTGGATACTCGATCGACCAAAAAGAAAGAGGGTGTTTTTGTTACGAAACATACATTTACAGTTAACAACTTGGGAATTCTTCCATTACATACGATAACGGTTTTGAACAGCACAGATCAAAATCTACAGTTCGTAGAACTGGAATTTGTTTATTTTGACGACAAGGGAAAAGAAGTAAAACGCTTAACGACAGTTACGAGTACACCAGTACCGAAAAATACTCAAAAAGAATTTACAAGAATATCGCCCGGCATGGTGAATGATAAGTTCGTCCGTGCTAATGTTATCTTGACAAAACCAGTGTTCTATTGA
- a CDS encoding Ppx/GppA phosphatase family protein — translation MRVAAIDIGTNTILLLIADVDRNGITRIVHDQQVIARLGKGVDAERVINQETFLRVEGFFRDYKTTCDRLAVETICAVGTSAIRDAKNRNEFISFIKEKTGIDIEILSGDDEAQWTYRGGISEFAGKADRYSVIDIGGGSTEIIIGNASKIHSKVSIDLGSVRITERILKDSPPEIGALIEAHEFIASHIQKKLLIDIPSTFSIGVAGTLTTLAALHQNLPHYIPEKVSGYSLTYDDVCALFGLLKDKSLSQITSFPQISAGRADILLAGILILMGYMEASGLKQITVSDRGLRYGIVYREIEKLFQ, via the coding sequence ATGAGAGTTGCTGCTATCGATATCGGAACAAACACCATCTTGCTTCTTATTGCAGATGTAGACAGGAATGGAATTACCCGCATTGTGCATGACCAACAGGTAATCGCACGATTAGGGAAAGGGGTCGATGCTGAACGCGTTATTAATCAAGAAACGTTTCTTCGTGTTGAAGGATTCTTTCGCGATTATAAAACAACATGCGATCGTTTAGCTGTGGAGACAATTTGCGCTGTCGGCACCAGTGCAATTCGGGATGCAAAAAATCGAAATGAATTTATCTCTTTCATTAAAGAAAAGACAGGGATCGACATCGAGATCCTTTCCGGAGACGATGAAGCACAGTGGACATATCGCGGTGGGATTTCAGAGTTTGCAGGAAAAGCTGATCGTTATTCAGTTATTGATATCGGCGGAGGCAGCACAGAAATTATCATCGGCAATGCATCGAAGATTCATTCAAAAGTGAGCATTGACCTTGGGAGTGTAAGAATCACCGAACGCATCTTAAAAGATTCTCCACCGGAAATTGGAGCATTAATCGAAGCTCATGAATTCATTGCATCACATATCCAAAAAAAACTGCTGATCGATATCCCTTCTACATTTTCTATTGGAGTGGCCGGAACATTAACTACACTTGCAGCGTTGCATCAAAATCTTCCTCATTATATTCCAGAAAAAGTAAGCGGATATTCCCTTACGTACGATGATGTTTGCGCTTTGTTTGGATTACTCAAGGATAAGTCTTTATCGCAAATTACATCCTTTCCTCAGATATCCGCCGGTCGCGCAGATATCTTATTGGCGGGAATTTTAATCTTAATGGGATATATGGAAGCGAGCGGTCTCAAACAAATTACGGTAAGCGACCGCGGATTGCGGTATGGGATAGTATATCGCGAGATTGAAAAATTATTTCAATAG